Below is a window of Deltaproteobacteria bacterium DNA.
CTGATACAATACCGGGCATTGGGACGGACTTCCAGCCGTTTTTTCTGAATCTCTTCCCCGCAAAGTTCACAGATTCCGAATTCACCGGCGGTGATCTTCTCCAGTGCCTGGTCAATTTCCCTGATATCCCGGATGATCTTTTCCCTCAAGCTGATATTAAAATCGTTTGCATAACTTGCTCGGGCACGCTCCAAAGTGTCTTTTTCTTCCTCCCGGCTTGCATCCAGGGCATCCTTCGATCTTTTCGCCAGCAATTCATTCAGCTCCATTCTCCTTTCGAGAAGAAGCGCCATGTACTTATCAAATTCGGCTTTGGACATTTAACTCCCTCAAGAAATATTACGGGCTTTCGCCAACGGTTTCAATTTTCGAACGTTGATAGGGTCGTAAAAAATCCATTTA
It encodes the following:
- a CDS encoding TraR/DksA family transcriptional regulator, which gives rise to MSKAEFDKYMALLLERRMELNELLAKRSKDALDASREEEKDTLERARASYANDFNISLREKIIRDIREIDQALEKITAGEFGICELCGEEIQKKRLEVRPNARYCIRCKEDIEKRGVFK